The Campylobacter concisus sequence AATGTTTTTCAACTATCCTGGCGCCCAAACTAACCGCAACAACTGGGGCTGTCACGCCTAGTGTGTGATCAGAAAAGCCAACCTCTACGCCAAATTTCTTTCTCATATCAGCTATCGTTTGCAAATTCATACCATTTAGCGGCGCTGGGTAGCTTGAAGTGCATTTTAAAAGGGCGATGTCACTATTGCCTACGTTTTTGCAAATTTGTACCACATCTCTTATCTCTTCTTCATAGGCTATGCCAGTTGAGATGATGATGGGCTTACCTTTTTTGGCTACAAACTCTACAAAATCATAATCCGTTACCTCAAAACTTGCGATCTTATAAGCTGGTGGGTTAAACTGCTCTAAAAAGTTGGCGTCATCCTTGCAAAATGGGCTTGAAAAGCAGACAAGCCCTTCTTCTTTTGCTACTTTAAAAAGTTCGGCGTGCCACTCTTTTGGCGTTAGCGCCTCTTGATAAAGCTCGTATAAATTTCTTCCATCCCAAAGTCCGCCTTTTATGACAAAGTCGTCCAGGTGCGAATTTAGAGTCAAACTATCAGGCGTATATGTCTGAAGCTTTATCGCGTCAGCTCCAGCGCGCTTAGCTGCCTTTATCGTATCTACCGCCGTTTTTAGGCTGCCGCTGTGATTAGCGGAGAGCTCTGCTATTATAAAGACCTTTTTGTCTGTATCAAAATTTCCTATTTTCATCCGTTAGTCCGTTTCATTTTTAAGCTCAAGATAGCTAAAGTCATCATCTTTTGCGTAAATTTTAAAGCCAAAATTTTCATAAAGTGCGAGCGCTTTTTCGTTGTTATTATAAGCTTTTGCCTTTAGCGAGCCAACTTTTAGCGTAAAAAAAGCGTAGTTTTTTATGAGATCAAGCAACTTTTTGCCCACTCCTTTTAGCTCTGGGTTTTTATAAACGCCAAATTCGCAACTTTCTTTCGTGATATCAACAAAGCTTATCACTCCGATAAATTCACTCTCGTCTTTTACTAGAAAATAGATCTTATCTTGAATGCTCTTTAATCTCTCTAAAAAAGCAAAATGCTCCTCTTTACCAACGCTTTTATTTTTCATAAATTTAGCTATCCGCTCGTCGTTTCGCCACTTTAAGACCATCAGCTTTTGCTCGTCACTAAGCGAGGTAAAATTTATAAGCTCAAGCAAATTTCATCTCCCCAGTAAGCTTCATACCCATTTTCTTTTAGCCAAGCAAAGATCTCTTTTTGATTAT is a genomic window containing:
- the pseI gene encoding pseudaminic acid synthase yields the protein MKIGNFDTDKKVFIIAELSANHSGSLKTAVDTIKAAKRAGADAIKLQTYTPDSLTLNSHLDDFVIKGGLWDGRNLYELYQEALTPKEWHAELFKVAKEEGLVCFSSPFCKDDANFLEQFNPPAYKIASFEVTDYDFVEFVAKKGKPIIISTGIAYEEEIRDVVQICKNVGNSDIALLKCTSSYPAPLNGMNLQTIADMRKKFGVEVGFSDHTLGVTAPVVAVSLGARIVEKHFILDKSVKSVDSAFSLDESEFALMTKCVREAEELLGKVSYELDEKAVLNRRFSRSLYASADIKKGENFSEQNIRSVRPGYGLHPKFLKELIGKKAKRDIKFSERLTKEDLI
- the pseH gene encoding UDP-4-amino-4,6-dideoxy-N-acetyl-beta-L-altrosamine N-acetyltransferase — its product is MLELINFTSLSDEQKLMVLKWRNDERIAKFMKNKSVGKEEHFAFLERLKSIQDKIYFLVKDESEFIGVISFVDITKESCEFGVYKNPELKGVGKKLLDLIKNYAFFTLKVGSLKAKAYNNNEKALALYENFGFKIYAKDDDFSYLELKNETD